The proteins below come from a single Nostoc sp. KVJ3 genomic window:
- a CDS encoding type II toxin-antitoxin system ParD family antitoxin yields the protein MQKNTSVTLGEHFEAFIANQVESGRFASASEAIRAGLRLLEEREIKLAALQRALTDGENSGFADYSLSGLLAELDRE from the coding sequence ATGCAAAAAAATACAAGTGTTACCTTGGGTGAGCATTTTGAAGCGTTTATCGCCAATCAAGTTGAAAGCGGTCGTTTTGCCAGTGCCAGTGAAGCGATTCGAGCGGGACTGCGCCTTTTAGAAGAGCGAGAAATAAAACTTGCCGCTTTACAACGAGCATTGACAGACGGTGAAAACAGCGGATTTGCTGACTATTCTCTCTCAGGATTGCTTGCAGAACTTGACCGTGAATAG
- a CDS encoding type II toxin-antitoxin system RelE/ParE family toxin, producing the protein MSAFRLTQLATQDLLSIGRYTQKTWGTEQRNRYLAILDDCFHLLAREPHRGRTCDDIRSGYRKYHIGRHLIFYQETNETIDIIRILHDRMDVESYFNED; encoded by the coding sequence ATGTCAGCATTTCGCCTTACTCAATTAGCTACTCAAGACTTGCTATCAATCGGTCGCTACACCCAAAAAACATGGGGAACTGAGCAGAGAAACCGTTATCTTGCTATCTTGGACGATTGCTTTCATCTCTTGGCACGAGAGCCACACAGAGGACGAACTTGTGATGATATTCGCTCAGGATATCGCAAGTACCACATCGGAAGACATTTGATCTTTTATCAGGAAACCAATGAAACTATCGATATTATTCGTATTTTGCATGATCGTATGGATGTGGAGTCTTATTTCAACGAAGACTAA
- a CDS encoding clan AA aspartic protease has translation MISGIVKNGRATVNIIFRLTNKPDFTIEFVIDTGFTEFLSLPPTAVTLLGLPFVYEMYANLADNSNVILPVHQGNIIWNGEEREVNVLAIGKRPLLGTALLDGYELVI, from the coding sequence GTGATTTCTGGTATTGTCAAGAACGGACGCGCAACAGTTAATATCATATTTCGACTTACAAATAAACCAGATTTTACTATTGAATTTGTTATCGATACAGGTTTTACAGAGTTTCTTTCTCTGCCTCCAACAGCAGTTACTCTACTGGGTTTACCTTTCGTGTATGAAATGTATGCAAATTTAGCTGACAATAGTAATGTAATCTTGCCAGTACATCAAGGTAACATTATTTGGAATGGAGAAGAACGGGAAGTGAATGTACTTGCGATAGGAAAGCGACCTTTACTAGGAACTGCTTTACTTGATGGGTATGAACTTGTCATATAG
- a CDS encoding ArnT family glycosyltransferase — protein MRLFREKEWLFSLLVISLVLWLICLGNSPLRDWDEGTVAQVAREIWRAPLGSMHWLYPTLEGEPYHNKPPLMHLLIAWTYSIGGVNEWTTRLPGAVLTALGVPLLYLVGCLLFNQSLPSVFAALVYLTMLPVVRHGRLAMLDGATITFFLLLLFCLLKAHQNRRYALGVGFCLGLITLTKGMMVLPLGAIACLFLIADRQFALLTSPYLLVGLFLGNIPAIAWFVAQWQHYGENFLQVNFQAQTFNRLTQSVEGHTGPPWYYLIELIKYSFPWLLFSPGGFYLAWKKRHTPWGSLIMIGIILYLGTISLMKTKLPWYVMPIYPFLALAIGANLSEVWHKGHFRVRIWTIVLAIISLAGLAGCIYFLMKKELILIVMSIVLAVSMGIAAWLVKQRDRNFIPVLFTGMYLVLALLVSSQSWIWELKEAFPVKPVAALIRANVLPGTQIYTSFAYERPSLDFYSDCKVTAATMPLLQKMLSNKSYLLLDNGALQQINLTGSKILGAANGFTLITKN, from the coding sequence ATGCGTCTATTCCGAGAAAAAGAATGGTTATTTAGTCTACTGGTAATATCTCTAGTTTTATGGCTGATATGTTTGGGAAACTCCCCTTTACGAGATTGGGATGAAGGTACTGTGGCGCAGGTTGCCCGTGAAATTTGGCGTGCCCCACTTGGTTCAATGCATTGGCTTTACCCCACCTTGGAAGGTGAACCTTATCATAACAAGCCACCCCTGATGCACTTGCTAATTGCTTGGACTTACTCTATCGGAGGTGTGAATGAGTGGACAACACGCTTACCGGGTGCAGTGTTAACTGCCTTGGGAGTGCCTTTGCTTTACTTGGTGGGATGTTTACTTTTTAACCAAAGTCTACCATCTGTGTTTGCCGCTTTAGTTTACCTGACAATGTTGCCTGTAGTGCGTCATGGACGGCTAGCAATGCTAGATGGTGCAACTATTACCTTTTTCTTGCTGTTGTTGTTTTGTTTGCTAAAAGCACATCAGAATCGCCGTTATGCTTTAGGTGTGGGATTTTGTCTGGGGTTAATAACTCTTACTAAAGGAATGATGGTTTTGCCACTAGGAGCGATCGCTTGTTTATTTCTCATTGCAGATCGGCAGTTTGCTTTGTTAACCAGCCCCTATCTATTAGTGGGACTGTTTTTAGGAAATATACCTGCGATCGCTTGGTTCGTTGCTCAATGGCAACATTATGGCGAAAATTTCTTACAAGTTAATTTTCAAGCACAAACCTTTAATCGTCTTACACAATCTGTTGAAGGTCATACTGGCCCTCCCTGGTACTATTTAATTGAATTAATTAAGTATAGTTTCCCTTGGCTATTATTTTCACCGGGAGGCTTTTATCTAGCTTGGAAAAAACGTCATACTCCTTGGGGTTCCTTAATTATGATTGGCATAATTCTTTATTTAGGAACTATTTCTTTGATGAAAACTAAACTGCCGTGGTATGTCATGCCTATATATCCATTTTTAGCTTTGGCAATTGGTGCTAATTTGAGCGAAGTTTGGCATAAGGGTCATTTTAGAGTGCGAATTTGGACAATAGTCCTGGCTATTATTTCTCTTGCTGGTTTAGCAGGTTGTATTTACTTTCTGATGAAGAAAGAGCTTATTTTGATAGTTATGAGTATTGTTTTAGCAGTAAGTATGGGCATCGCAGCATGGCTAGTTAAACAGCGCGATCGCAACTTTATTCCAGTGTTATTTACAGGGATGTATTTAGTTTTAGCTTTGTTGGTAAGTTCGCAATCTTGGATTTGGGAATTAAAGGAAGCTTTTCCTGTTAAACCAGTAGCAGCATTAATTCGAGCAAATGTTTTACCAGGAACACAAATTTACACTTCTTTTGCTTATGAGCGTCCTAGTTTAGACTTTTACAGTGATTGCAAAGTAACTGCTGCAACTATGCCACTTTTACAAAAAATGTTATCTAATAAATCTTATTTGCTGTTAGACAATGGGGCTTTACAACAAATCAATTTAACTGGTAGTAAAATTCTCGGAGCAGCTAACGGATTTACGCTGATTACTAAAAATTAA
- a CDS encoding cytochrome P450 produces the protein MTTTYNLPDGPQMPRWLRMIKFIGQPVKYVDDFAKIYGDTFTIRNSRSDNHLVYFSQPQALEQIFTADSSHFEVGRGNIGLRFLLGDRSFMLSDGDRHQRQRQLLAPPFHGERMRAYGEDIQEITQQVSHEWQIGKPFNIRESMQEITLRVILRVVFGLDEGELFEELRRSLSDLLDFISSPLMSSAFFFRFMQKDFGAWSPWGRILQQRQKIDRLIYTLLRERRAQVAQNRQDILSLMMAARYDDGQGMSDEELHDELMTLLVAGHETTASALTWAFYWIDHLPEVREKLEQELNTIGVNPDLSSVAKLPYLTAVCQETLRIYPIAMNAFLRIVKTPITIMGYELREGTAIIPSIYLAHHREEVYPQSKQFKPERFLERQYSPYEYLPFGGGNRRCIGMAFAQYEMKIILATVLSEFQVSLVNKRPVHPVRRGLTLAAPAGMRMVATPQVKPANIPTLV, from the coding sequence ATGACAACAACTTACAATCTGCCTGATGGGCCTCAAATGCCGCGCTGGTTGAGGATGATCAAGTTTATTGGTCAGCCAGTGAAATATGTCGATGATTTTGCCAAAATCTATGGTGATACTTTCACGATCAGGAACAGTCGTAGCGATAACCATCTTGTGTATTTTAGTCAACCCCAAGCGCTGGAGCAGATTTTTACTGCTGATTCGAGCCACTTTGAGGTCGGCAGGGGGAACATAGGATTAAGATTTTTACTTGGCGATCGCTCCTTCATGTTATCAGATGGCGATCGCCACCAGCGCCAACGGCAACTATTAGCTCCCCCCTTTCATGGCGAAAGGATGCGGGCTTATGGTGAGGATATCCAGGAAATAACCCAACAGGTGAGTCATGAATGGCAAATTGGCAAGCCTTTTAATATCCGTGAGTCGATGCAAGAAATTACCTTGCGTGTTATTCTACGGGTTGTATTTGGTTTGGATGAGGGAGAACTTTTTGAGGAACTGAGGCGATCGCTAAGTGACTTACTAGACTTCATAAGTTCGCCTTTAATGTCCAGCGCCTTCTTTTTCCGCTTCATGCAAAAAGATTTCGGTGCGTGGAGTCCGTGGGGTAGGATTCTGCAACAACGGCAAAAAATTGATCGACTTATTTATACTTTGCTTCGAGAACGTCGCGCCCAAGTCGCTCAAAATCGCCAAGATATTCTAAGTTTGATGATGGCTGCTCGTTATGACGATGGTCAAGGTATGTCAGATGAAGAATTACACGACGAGTTAATGACACTGCTAGTTGCAGGACATGAAACTACCGCTTCTGCACTGACATGGGCTTTTTACTGGATTGACCATTTACCAGAGGTGCGGGAGAAGTTGGAACAGGAACTCAACACCATTGGAGTTAACCCCGATTTAAGTAGTGTGGCTAAATTGCCTTACTTGACAGCAGTTTGCCAAGAAACATTGCGAATTTACCCAATTGCGATGAATGCTTTTCTGCGAATTGTGAAAACCCCAATTACAATTATGGGCTACGAACTGCGAGAGGGAACGGCAATAATCCCCAGTATTTATTTAGCGCATCATCGAGAAGAAGTTTATCCACAATCTAAGCAATTCAAACCAGAACGCTTTTTAGAAAGACAATATTCACCCTATGAATATTTACCCTTTGGTGGTGGTAATCGTCGCTGTATTGGGATGGCATTTGCCCAGTATGAAATGAAAATTATCTTGGCTACTGTTTTGTCAGAATTTCAAGTGTCGCTGGTGAATAAACGTCCTGTGCATCCTGTGCGCCGTGGGTTAACATTAGCTGCACCAGCCGGAATGCGGATGGTTGCAACACCTCAAGTTAAACCTGCCAATATACCAACCCTAGTTTAA
- a CDS encoding ParA family protein: MPKIIAILNGKGGVGKTTTAVNLAANFAKKKKVLLIDADIQGSASWWFGRSQQGMGFDLSQETDPTLLSNLGKITGYDLVVVDTPPALRSEALVAVVAIADYLVLPTPPSAMDLAILVETVKEVVIPVGTPHRVLLTKVDTRSIGEALEAKNTLGRLGIPAFNTFIRAYKAHERAALEGVAIVQWRGSNAREAELDYRRAADELQRDWRK; the protein is encoded by the coding sequence GTGCCAAAAATCATCGCTATTCTCAACGGTAAAGGAGGAGTCGGTAAAACGACTACCGCAGTCAATCTGGCTGCAAACTTTGCGAAGAAAAAAAAGGTGTTACTGATTGATGCAGATATTCAAGGTTCTGCCAGTTGGTGGTTTGGGCGCAGTCAGCAGGGAATGGGATTTGATTTATCTCAAGAGACAGATCCCACACTTTTAAGTAATTTAGGAAAGATAACAGGTTACGATTTAGTAGTGGTGGATACACCTCCCGCGCTGCGCTCTGAAGCATTAGTGGCGGTAGTTGCGATCGCAGATTATCTAGTTTTGCCTACACCCCCATCCGCAATGGATTTAGCTATCCTAGTGGAAACAGTCAAGGAAGTCGTTATCCCTGTGGGAACCCCTCATCGGGTACTGCTTACCAAAGTCGATACGCGCAGTATCGGGGAAGCACTAGAAGCAAAAAACACTCTAGGTCGGCTAGGTATTCCGGCTTTTAATACCTTTATCCGTGCCTATAAAGCTCACGAACGAGCAGCACTTGAGGGTGTAGCAATCGTTCAATGGCGAGGAAGCAATGCACGAGAGGCGGAGTTAGACTACCGTCGTGCGGCTGATGAATTACAGCGTGATTGGAGAAAATAA